Proteins from one Oncorhynchus gorbuscha isolate QuinsamMale2020 ecotype Even-year linkage group LG18, OgorEven_v1.0, whole genome shotgun sequence genomic window:
- the LOC124003263 gene encoding 14-3-3 protein beta/alpha-1-like — MDKNDLVQKAKLAEQAERYDDMAAAMKAVTEQGGELSNEERNLLSVAYKNVVGARRSSWRVISSIEQKTEGNEKKQQMAREYREKIEAELQDICKDVLALLDNYLIANATQAESKVFYLKMKGDYYRYLSEVASGESKKTTVENSQQAYQEAFDISKKDMQPTHPIRLGLALNFSVFYYEILNSPEQACSLAKAAFDEAIAELDTLNEDSYKDSTLIMQLLRDNLTLWTSENQGDEGDAGEGEN; from the exons ATGGACAAGAACGACCTGGTACAGAAGGCTAAGCTGGCCGAGCAGGCCGAGCGCTATGACGACATGGCGGCGGCCATGAAGGCGGTGACGGAGCAGGGCGGCGAGCTCTCCAACGAGGAGCGCAACCTGCTGTCGGTGGCCTACAAGAACGTGGTGGGGGCGCGCCGCTCCTCCTGGCGCGTCATCTCCAGCATCGAGCAGAAGACCGAGGGCAACGAGAAGAAGCAGCAAATGGCACGCGAGTACCGCGAGAAGATTGAGGCCGAGCTGCAGGACATCTGCAAGGACGTGCTG GCACTCCTCGACAATTACCTCATCGCCAATGCGACTCAGGCAGAAAGCAAGGTGTTCTACCTTAAAATGAAAGGGGACTACTACAGATATCTGTCTGAGGTGGCATCTGGAGAATCAAAGAAGA CCACAGTAGAGAACTCCCAGCAGGCCTACCAGGAGGCCTTTGACATCAGCAAGAAGGACATGCAGCCGACACACCCCATCAGGCTGGGGCTCGCTCTCAACTTCTCTGTCTTCTACTATGAGATCCTCAACTCCCCCGAGCAGGCCTGCAGTTTGGCGAAGGCG GCTTTCGACGAAGCAATCGCAGAGCTTGACACCTTGAACGAGGACTCTTACAAAGACAGCACCCTGATCATGCAGCTACTAAGGGACAACCTCACT CTGTGGACATCAGAAAACCAGGGTGATGAGGGGGATGCCGGCGAGGGGGAGAACTAA
- the LOC124004064 gene encoding mitochondrial import receptor subunit TOM34-like codes for MPHKRRSQSWTELKKAGNECFKTGQYGEAACLYSQAIKDVEKSGKNSEDLSILYSNRAASYLKDGNCAECVKDCTVSLDLVPFGIKPLLRRGAAYEALERYRLAYVDYKTALQIDCHIPAAQDGTNRMTKCLTEVDGHSWREKLPPIPIVPMAVKENFSQTTCQTTQHNGTREKYTSVPGEDVIKKALYLKEEGNALVKKAEYKKAIEKYTQSLKHNPSEITTYTNRALCYLSVKMYKEAVRDCGEALQLDPANIKALYRQAQAHKELKDYKACVEDLNSLLKVEPKNTAAQNLLLKVQNKK; via the exons ATGCCACATAAGCGTCGTTCCCAGTCTTGGACAGAGTTGAAAAAAGCAGGCAACGAATGCTTTAAAACTGGACAATATGGAGAGGCTGCCTGTCTTTACAGCCAGGCGATAAAAGATGTGGAGAAGTCAG GAAAGAATTCAGAGGATCTTAGTATCCTGTATTCTAACCGTGCAGCCAGTTATCTGAAGGATGGAAATTGTGCGGAGTGTGTGAAGGACTGCACAGT CTCTCTTGACTTGGTTCCATTTGGCATCAAGCCTCTCCTTCGCCGGGGTGCAGCGTATGAAGCCCTTGAGAGATACAGATTAGCCTACGTAGACTACAAGACGGCCTTACAGATAGACTGTCACATACCTGCAGCCCAAGATGGTACCAACAG AATGACAAAGTGTCTGACAGAGGTGGATGGACACTCCTGGCGAGAGAAGCTCCCACCCATTCCCATTGTTCCGATGGCCGTCAAGGAGAACTTTTCTCAGACAACATGCCAAACGACACAACACAATGGCACCAGAGAAAAATATACATCTG TCCCAGGAGAGGATGTCATTAAAAAAGCCCTATACCTGAAAGAGGAAGGCAATGCATTGGTGAAAAAAGCAGAGTACAAGAAAGCCATAGAGAAATACACTCAGAGCCTCAAACACAATCCCTCAGAAATCACAACCTACACAAATAG GGCACTCTGCTACCTCTCTGTAAAGATGTACAAGGAGGCAGTGCGAGATTGTGGAGAGGCCCTGCAGCTCGACCCCGCCAATATCAAGGCGCTGTACAGACAAGCTCAAGCACACAAGGAGCTGAAA GACTACAAAGCTTGCGTGGAAGATCTAAACAGCTTGCTGAAGGTTGAGCCAAAGAACACAGCCGCACAGAATTTACTGCTGAAAGTGCAAAATAAAAAGTGA